A region from the Deinococcus sp. QL22 genome encodes:
- a CDS encoding ABC transporter permease, producing MERGLWAVRRTAVTTISAPAAVARVPSPLALAWRRYRKSRLGVLGGWMLLVLYLITLFSPFLAPYSVTAQHEAFSYQAPQAVHIVHKGQLTRPFVYGVKQGRDPVTFARTNVVDRENPVYIGLFVRGEPYRWLGIPSTVHLFGVPEGQFFFPLGTDLLGRDLLSRMLVGGQVSLTVGVLGVLISFGIGIIMGGISGYYGGRTDDIIQRVVEVLLSFPRLPILLAISVLVPARWPSTWVYAGIVAVLALIGWASVARVVRGQVLAARQLDYVSAAQALGVRDLRVILRHVMPNLSSFLIVSATLALPGYIIGESTLSFLGVGIKEPMTSWGLLLKEANNFETLAGRPWLLAPGLMIFLSVLAFNFFGDALRDAADTQSR from the coding sequence ATGGAACGTGGATTGTGGGCCGTGCGGAGAACGGCTGTGACGACCATTTCTGCCCCGGCTGCGGTGGCCCGCGTGCCTTCGCCCCTCGCCCTGGCCTGGCGGCGCTACCGAAAATCCCGGCTGGGCGTTCTTGGTGGCTGGATGCTGCTCGTGCTTTACCTGATCACGCTGTTTTCGCCGTTTCTCGCGCCGTATTCGGTCACGGCGCAGCATGAAGCGTTCAGTTACCAGGCTCCGCAAGCCGTGCATATCGTCCACAAGGGTCAACTCACTCGGCCCTTCGTGTACGGTGTCAAACAGGGTCGCGACCCAGTCACGTTTGCCCGCACCAACGTCGTAGACCGGGAAAACCCCGTGTATATCGGCCTGTTCGTGCGCGGGGAACCTTACCGCTGGCTGGGCATTCCCTCCACCGTTCACCTGTTCGGCGTGCCCGAAGGCCAGTTCTTCTTCCCCCTCGGTACCGATCTGCTGGGCCGCGATTTGTTGTCGCGCATGCTGGTCGGTGGGCAGGTCAGCCTCACGGTGGGCGTGCTGGGCGTGCTGATTTCCTTCGGCATCGGCATCATCATGGGCGGCATCAGTGGGTATTACGGGGGCCGCACCGATGACATCATTCAGCGGGTCGTAGAAGTGCTGCTCAGCTTTCCGCGCCTGCCTATCTTGCTGGCCATCAGCGTGCTCGTTCCGGCCCGATGGCCGTCTACCTGGGTGTACGCGGGCATCGTGGCGGTGTTGGCCCTGATCGGCTGGGCCAGTGTGGCGCGGGTGGTGCGTGGGCAAGTGCTGGCGGCCCGGCAACTCGATTACGTGTCGGCGGCTCAGGCGCTCGGTGTGCGCGACCTGCGCGTCATCCTGCGCCACGTCATGCCCAACCTCAGTTCCTTCCTGATCGTGTCGGCCACCCTCGCTCTGCCGGGCTACATCATCGGAGAAAGTACGCTGTCGTTTCTCGGCGTGGGCATCAAGGAACCCATGACCAGTTGGGGCCTGCTGCTGAAGGAAGCCAACAATTTTGAAACGTTGGCGGGCCGTCCGTGGCTGCTGGCTCCGGGCTTGATGATTTTTCTGTCGGTGTTAGCTTTCAACTTTTTTGGTGATGCCCTGCGCGACGCCGCAGATACCCAGAGTCGTTAA
- a CDS encoding metal ABC transporter substrate-binding protein: protein MVKNVAGDKVNVVSITKPGAEIHGYQPTPSDLVRATKADLIFDNGLNLELWFERFQRNLKGVPRITLTQNIKPVNIAGDAYRGKPNPHAWMSPRNGLIYVENIRRALVKLDPNNAATFNANAKAYSAKLAVLDKTLKTQLATLPTGTRTLVTCEGAFSYLTRDYGLREAYLWPVNAESQGTPRQVQGVIDTVRKLKVPTVFCESTVSPGAMEQVAREADTKFGGLLYVDSLSDARGPVPTYLKLLQHDVDTILRGLKGAK from the coding sequence ATGGTTAAAAACGTGGCGGGCGACAAGGTGAACGTAGTGTCCATCACCAAGCCCGGCGCAGAAATTCACGGGTATCAGCCGACGCCCAGCGACCTTGTGCGGGCCACCAAGGCTGACCTGATTTTCGACAACGGCCTGAATCTGGAACTGTGGTTCGAGCGGTTCCAGCGCAACCTGAAGGGCGTGCCGCGTATCACGCTGACCCAGAACATCAAACCCGTGAATATTGCAGGCGACGCTTACCGGGGCAAACCCAACCCACACGCTTGGATGTCGCCCAGAAACGGCCTGATCTACGTGGAAAATATCCGCCGCGCTCTGGTCAAACTCGATCCCAACAACGCCGCCACTTTTAATGCCAACGCCAAAGCGTACAGCGCCAAACTCGCAGTGCTGGACAAGACCCTGAAGACTCAACTGGCGACGTTGCCGACGGGCACGCGCACCCTCGTGACCTGTGAGGGCGCGTTTAGTTACCTGACCCGCGATTACGGATTACGCGAGGCCTACCTGTGGCCCGTGAATGCCGAGAGTCAGGGAACGCCCCGGCAGGTGCAGGGCGTGATAGATACGGTTCGCAAGCTGAAAGTGCCCACCGTGTTCTGCGAAAGTACGGTGTCGCCCGGCGCGATGGAGCAGGTGGCGCGGGAAGCAGACACCAAGTTCGGCGGCCTGCTCTATGTGGACTCGCTCAGCGATGCACGCGGCCCGGTGCCGACCTACCTGAAGTTACTGCAACACGATGTAGACACGATTTTACGTGGTCTCAAAGGAGCAAAATGA
- a CDS encoding metal ABC transporter ATP-binding protein codes for MTASVLPHPAGTVTSQPIPSLSVEGVSVAYSGGQVALRDVTLHLNAGTICGLIGLNGAGKSTLFKTIMGFLPTRQGQVLVHGQPVQAAQRGGLIAYVPQSEEVDWTFPVSVEDVVMMGRYGHMGRLRRASRHDRDVVTHSLNRVGMSDFRGRQIGELSGGQRKRAFLARALAQEGKLLLLDEPFGGVDASTSETIMGLLRDLRNEGHTVLISTHDLGSIEALCDTVALLAGRTVLASGSTREVFTPENLGRVFGGLPMLTPGGTVVVTGTSPTANNAKSTNPSSTNTGPN; via the coding sequence ATGACGGCTTCTGTCCTTCCACATCCCGCCGGAACCGTTACCTCCCAGCCCATTCCCAGCCTCAGCGTCGAGGGTGTCAGCGTGGCCTATTCGGGCGGGCAAGTGGCCCTGCGCGACGTGACCCTGCACCTGAATGCAGGCACCATTTGCGGCCTGATCGGTCTGAACGGCGCGGGCAAAAGCACTCTGTTCAAGACCATCATGGGGTTTTTGCCGACGCGTCAGGGGCAAGTGCTGGTGCATGGTCAGCCGGTACAAGCCGCCCAGCGCGGCGGCCTGATCGCCTATGTGCCGCAAAGCGAGGAAGTGGACTGGACGTTTCCGGTGAGCGTGGAAGACGTGGTGATGATGGGCCGCTACGGGCATATGGGCCGCCTGCGCCGTGCGTCTCGCCATGACCGCGATGTAGTGACGCACAGCCTGAACCGCGTGGGCATGAGTGATTTCCGGGGGCGGCAAATCGGTGAGTTGTCAGGCGGGCAGCGCAAACGCGCCTTTCTGGCCCGGGCCCTAGCCCAGGAAGGCAAATTGCTGCTGCTGGACGAACCTTTTGGCGGCGTGGATGCCAGCACCAGCGAGACCATCATGGGCCTGCTGCGCGATTTGCGGAATGAGGGCCACACGGTACTGATCAGTACGCATGACCTGGGCAGCATCGAAGCCCTGTGCGACACGGTGGCGCTGTTGGCGGGCCGCACCGTGCTTGCCAGTGGCTCCACGCGGGAAGTTTTTACGCCCGAAAATCTGGGGCGCGTGTTTGGCGGTTTGCCTATGCTGACGCCGGGCGGAACCGTGGTAGTAACGGGCACAAGTCCTACAGCTAACAATGCCAAATCAACCAACCCTAGTTCAACCAACACTGGGCCCAACTGA
- a CDS encoding ABC transporter permease — MLTYTLRRLLGMIPTILIISVVCFAVIKLQPGNFTDQYLEDPRFTQETADAIRRQLGLDQPAAVQYGRWLWGVVSRFDFGYSFFQNRPVTSVIGELLGWTVLISGLTLLVSWLIAVPLGIYTAFNRNGFGAQVANFFGYIGLAIPDFLASLLLVALVLSLGGTNVGGILSSQYIDAPWSWPKVLDLLNHLWIPVIAIGLEGVAGLMRQMRASMLDVLTQDYVRTAKAKGLTQQKVIWRHAVRNAINPMISLAGLSLPALISGTIVASIVLNLPTIGPMLYTSLLNKDQYMALTLLMMSAVLLLLGNLLSDLLLAWSDPRVRYS; from the coding sequence ATGCTGACCTACACGCTGCGCCGCTTGCTGGGCATGATTCCCACCATCCTGATCATCAGCGTGGTGTGCTTTGCCGTGATCAAGCTGCAACCCGGAAATTTTACCGACCAGTATCTAGAAGACCCGCGTTTTACACAGGAAACGGCGGACGCGATCCGGCGGCAACTGGGCCTCGACCAACCCGCCGCCGTGCAATATGGCCGCTGGCTGTGGGGCGTGGTGTCGCGCTTCGACTTCGGCTACTCTTTCTTTCAAAACCGCCCCGTGACCAGCGTCATTGGCGAACTCCTGGGTTGGACGGTGCTGATTTCGGGCCTCACGCTGCTGGTTAGCTGGTTAATCGCCGTTCCACTGGGCATCTACACGGCGTTCAACCGCAACGGCTTCGGCGCACAGGTCGCCAACTTTTTCGGGTACATCGGGCTGGCAATTCCTGATTTTCTGGCGTCGTTGCTGCTGGTGGCCCTCGTGCTCAGCTTGGGCGGCACCAACGTGGGCGGCATTCTCAGTTCTCAGTACATAGACGCGCCGTGGTCGTGGCCCAAAGTGCTGGATTTGCTGAACCACCTCTGGATTCCGGTCATCGCTATCGGGTTGGAGGGCGTGGCGGGCCTGATGCGCCAGATGCGGGCCTCGATGCTGGATGTGCTGACGCAGGATTACGTGCGGACGGCCAAAGCCAAGGGCCTGACGCAGCAAAAAGTCATCTGGCGGCATGCCGTCCGCAACGCCATCAATCCCATGATCAGCCTCGCCGGACTCAGTTTGCCCGCCCTGATCAGCGGCACCATCGTCGCCTCCATCGTGCTGAACCTGCCCACCATCGGCCCCATGCTGTACACCAGTCTGCTGAATAAGGATCAATACATGGCCCTGACGCTCTTGATGATGAGCGCTGTGCTGCTGCTGCTGGGCAACCTGCTCTCCGATCTGCTGCTGGCGTGGTCTGACCCACGGGTGAGGTACTCATGA
- a CDS encoding metal ABC transporter permease, which translates to MEILTTLLAPLQYDFMLRALGISALVGAVCAVLSCFVTLKGWSLMGDAVSHAVLPGVVLAYLVGVPFIVGAFIFGLGSVTAIGFIQSRSRVKEDTVIGVVFTGLFALGLLLLSKVPSDVHLSHILFGDVLGIRDTDVIQTIIVGVIALVSIMVLRKDLMLFVFDPTHARSIGLNTTFLHYALLTILALTIVTALQTVGVILVVAMLITPGATAYLLTDKFNRMIWIAVGCGVLSSLLGTYFSYFLDGATGACIVLMQSLFFAAAFLFAPKHGQLALARQRVRDQSAT; encoded by the coding sequence ATGGAAATTTTAACCACACTACTGGCCCCCTTGCAATACGACTTTATGCTGCGGGCGCTGGGCATCAGTGCGTTGGTGGGGGCGGTGTGCGCCGTGCTGTCGTGCTTCGTGACCCTGAAAGGCTGGTCGCTGATGGGCGACGCCGTGTCTCACGCCGTGCTGCCGGGCGTGGTGCTGGCCTATCTGGTGGGCGTGCCGTTCATCGTGGGCGCGTTCATCTTCGGGCTGGGCAGCGTTACAGCCATCGGCTTTATTCAGTCACGTTCTCGCGTCAAGGAAGACACCGTGATCGGCGTGGTCTTTACCGGGCTGTTTGCGCTGGGATTGCTGCTGCTCTCCAAAGTGCCCAGCGACGTGCACCTCAGTCATATCCTGTTTGGCGACGTGCTGGGCATCCGCGATACCGATGTCATTCAGACCATCATCGTGGGCGTCATCGCGCTCGTTTCCATCATGGTGCTGCGAAAAGACCTGATGCTGTTCGTCTTTGACCCGACGCACGCCCGCTCTATCGGCCTGAATACCACGTTTTTGCATTACGCGCTGCTGACCATTCTGGCCCTGACCATCGTGACGGCGCTGCAAACCGTGGGCGTGATTCTGGTGGTCGCCATGCTCATTACGCCGGGAGCTACCGCCTATCTGCTCACCGACAAATTTAACCGCATGATCTGGATCGCGGTGGGCTGCGGCGTGCTGTCCAGCCTCTTGGGAACCTATTTTAGCTACTTTTTGGATGGTGCGACCGGCGCATGCATTGTGCTGATGCAGAGCCTGTTTTTTGCCGCCGCCTTTCTGTTTGCTCCCAAGCACGGGCAGTTAGCGTTGGCACGTCAGCGGGTACGCGATCAGAGCGCCACATAA
- the paaZ gene encoding phenylacetic acid degradation bifunctional protein PaaZ — MTTVVRPIQVGSFISGQWHAASGGQEIRDASYGRPVAYVSSEGVDFGAALYYGRTIGGRTLRRTTFHERARMLRALAVYLNERKAEFNALSHLTGATRRDNLVDIDGGIGTLFSYSSMARRELPDQKFFVEDDVNPLGKGGTFFGRHVMVPREGVALHINAFNFPVWGMLEKIAPNLIAGVPAIVKPASQTSYVTEAVVRAIHESGILPEGALQLICGSTGDIFDHLEEQDTVTFTGSAATASKLKIHPNIVRRGVPFNTEADSLNCIVLGETVTPDAPEFGLFVREVVHEMTSKAGQKCTAIRRVIVPENRVEDVTAAIRERLSGMTMGDPSREDVRMGPLVGASQRDDVADVLARLSAEAEVLIGSQVQPELLGGDWEAGAFMAPALLLARDPLNAHAAHELEAFGPVATLMPYTGTEMAAELARMGRGSLAGSIVTHDRDEARDLFFGMASAHGRILVLNRDDAKESTGHGSPLPQLKHGGPGRAGGGEELGGLRAIKHYLQRTALQADPTTMTAITGEYVRGAAVRESSVHPFRKNFEELKVGDSLLTPRRTVTEADVSTFAGLSGDRFYAHTDEIAAQDSLFGKRVAHGYFVLSAAAGLFVDPGVGPVLANYGLENLRFTEPVGFGDTIRARLTVQSKTAKEAREGETPTGVVKWHVDVTNQNDVLVATYSILTLVARGQ, encoded by the coding sequence ATGACCACCGTTGTTAGACCAATCCAAGTCGGCTCGTTCATCTCCGGGCAGTGGCACGCAGCCAGCGGCGGGCAGGAAATCCGCGACGCTTCTTATGGGCGGCCTGTGGCCTACGTGTCGTCTGAGGGCGTAGATTTCGGCGCTGCCCTGTACTACGGGCGCACCATTGGCGGACGTACTCTGCGCCGCACGACCTTTCATGAGCGGGCGCGGATGCTGCGGGCACTCGCCGTGTACCTCAACGAGCGCAAGGCCGAATTCAACGCCCTGTCGCACCTGACCGGAGCCACCCGCCGCGACAATCTGGTGGACATCGACGGCGGCATCGGCACTCTGTTCAGTTATTCCAGCATGGCACGGCGCGAACTGCCCGACCAGAAGTTTTTTGTAGAGGACGACGTGAACCCGCTGGGCAAGGGAGGCACGTTTTTTGGCCGTCATGTGATGGTGCCGCGTGAAGGCGTGGCCCTGCACATCAATGCCTTCAACTTTCCGGTGTGGGGCATGCTGGAAAAGATCGCGCCCAACCTGATCGCGGGCGTGCCAGCCATCGTCAAACCCGCCTCTCAAACGTCGTATGTGACCGAAGCGGTGGTGCGGGCCATCCACGAATCCGGCATTTTGCCCGAAGGTGCATTGCAACTGATCTGCGGCTCTACGGGCGATATTTTTGACCATCTGGAAGAACAGGACACGGTGACCTTCACCGGGTCGGCGGCCACGGCCAGTAAACTAAAAATCCACCCGAACATCGTGCGGCGCGGCGTGCCCTTCAATACCGAGGCCGATAGCCTGAACTGCATTGTCCTGGGCGAAACGGTGACGCCCGACGCGCCGGAATTTGGCCTGTTCGTGCGCGAAGTGGTACACGAAATGACCTCCAAGGCGGGCCAGAAATGCACCGCCATTCGCCGCGTGATTGTGCCCGAAAACCGGGTGGAAGACGTGACAGCGGCGATCCGCGAACGCCTCAGCGGAATGACGATGGGCGACCCCTCGCGCGAGGATGTGCGGATGGGGCCACTGGTCGGAGCCTCGCAGCGAGATGATGTGGCGGACGTGCTGGCGCGGCTGAGTGCCGAAGCCGAGGTGCTGATTGGTAGTCAGGTGCAACCGGAGCTGTTGGGCGGCGACTGGGAAGCGGGCGCATTCATGGCCCCAGCGTTGTTGCTGGCCCGCGATCCTCTCAACGCACACGCCGCGCACGAGTTGGAAGCCTTCGGCCCGGTGGCAACGCTGATGCCCTACACCGGAACCGAGATGGCCGCCGAACTGGCCCGCATGGGGCGCGGCAGTCTGGCAGGCAGCATCGTGACGCATGACCGCGACGAGGCCCGCGACCTGTTTTTTGGGATGGCCTCGGCACACGGGCGCATTCTGGTGCTGAATCGCGACGACGCCAAAGAATCCACTGGGCACGGTTCGCCCTTGCCTCAGCTGAAGCACGGCGGCCCCGGACGCGCAGGCGGCGGCGAGGAACTGGGCGGGCTGCGGGCCATTAAGCACTACCTCCAACGCACGGCCCTGCAAGCCGATCCCACCACCATGACTGCCATCACAGGTGAATACGTTCGCGGCGCGGCGGTGCGAGAAAGCAGCGTTCACCCCTTCCGCAAGAATTTTGAGGAATTGAAGGTCGGAGACAGCCTGCTGACCCCTCGCCGCACCGTCACCGAGGCCGATGTGAGCACCTTTGCTGGCCTGTCGGGAGACCGATTTTACGCACACACCGACGAGATTGCCGCGCAGGACAGCTTGTTCGGCAAACGAGTCGCGCACGGCTACTTTGTGCTGAGTGCGGCGGCGGGCCTGTTTGTGGACCCAGGCGTGGGGCCAGTGCTGGCCAACTACGGCCTGGAGAACCTGCGATTTACCGAGCCAGTAGGCTTTGGCGACACCATCCGCGCCCGCCTAACGGTGCAGAGCAAGACCGCCAAGGAAGCGCGGGAAGGCGAAACGCCCACCGGAGTGGTGAAGTGGCATGTGGACGTGACCAACCAGAATGACGTGCTGGTGGCGACTTATAGCATTCTGACTTTGGTGGCGCGGGGGCAGTAA
- a CDS encoding helix-turn-helix transcriptional regulator, whose translation MARSPTTSDVFNAVAEVQRRQILTLLAEGESSVNGIAAALTLRQPAVSKHLRVLKEVELVQVRGVGQQRLYSLNAAALRPIYDWAGTFQTLWTGRLDRLDKHLAEFMAQRKGEDL comes from the coding sequence ATGGCCCGGTCACCCACTACCTCTGATGTGTTTAATGCCGTGGCAGAGGTGCAGCGCCGCCAAATTTTGACATTGTTGGCAGAGGGTGAATCCTCTGTCAACGGTATTGCCGCGGCCCTGACTCTCCGTCAACCCGCCGTTTCCAAGCATTTGCGTGTACTGAAGGAAGTGGAGTTGGTGCAGGTGCGGGGCGTGGGCCAACAGCGACTCTATTCGCTCAATGCGGCGGCGCTGCGGCCAATTTATGATTGGGCAGGGACGTTCCAAACCCTCTGGACTGGGCGGCTCGACCGTCTGGACAAGCATCTGGCCGAGTTTATGGCGCAGCGAAAAGGAGAAGACTTATGA
- a CDS encoding ABC transporter substrate-binding protein encodes MLKRSSTALALMTLALAGAAFAAPKKVTGYGALGIVDGKPGGTYTLALGDSPQSLNYYGVIDSNLGLVAQQMFDGLMEFNLSSYKLEPALAESVAVSSDGKTYTFKLRRDVKWSDGQAFNADDVMYTYENLIMNPEARAGDPGNFKLDGKPVEMKKVDAYTVQFVLPRAAPAFLLQQRYFIMPQHKFGNVKGAAVNNVWPSNTAPADIVGTGPFKLASYTAGQKVALTKNANYWKVDAKGTKLPYLNAVEFLIIRDPQAQVAQFLAGNVDQLNVTGAQFPDLKQREVSGAAFKVFRSTALFGSPPFVAYNFDAKDAALAKLFSDVRFRRAMQGALNRDRIIDTVYNGLASLPGHGVAPVNKDWYANTKPQLGNFNIAAVGTALNALGIRDTNGDGVRNLPGGKNLEFDLTYGTDSSVYPSLAAIIQSDFAKAGVKVNLKGILSSKLLSTGQSGDWEMILHAFGDQPDPELRKPIWQPGGALYYWHRSLQPAVDGSTPNVARMFPWEKEIYSIFNDAATTSSRSTRKALYTRWQLIFAQNLPVTPLAKPENIGAVSNKYGNYVYNLGVIPGYNPVPLIFQK; translated from the coding sequence ATGTTAAAACGTTCCTCTACCGCGCTGGCCCTGATGACGCTCGCCCTCGCCGGGGCCGCCTTCGCCGCGCCCAAAAAAGTGACTGGGTACGGTGCACTCGGTATCGTTGATGGAAAGCCGGGCGGCACCTACACCCTCGCTCTCGGTGACAGCCCCCAAAGCCTGAATTATTACGGCGTCATCGACAGCAACCTCGGCCTGGTGGCCCAGCAGATGTTCGACGGCCTGATGGAATTCAACCTGTCTTCCTACAAGCTCGAACCCGCACTGGCCGAAAGCGTGGCCGTCAGTAGCGACGGCAAAACCTACACCTTCAAGCTGCGGCGTGACGTGAAATGGAGCGACGGACAGGCCTTCAACGCCGACGACGTGATGTACACCTACGAAAACCTGATCATGAATCCCGAAGCGCGGGCGGGCGATCCAGGCAACTTCAAGCTGGACGGCAAGCCGGTAGAAATGAAGAAAGTGGACGCCTACACGGTGCAGTTCGTCTTGCCCCGCGCCGCGCCTGCCTTCCTGCTTCAGCAACGCTATTTCATTATGCCGCAGCACAAATTTGGCAACGTCAAGGGTGCCGCCGTAAACAACGTCTGGCCCAGCAACACCGCCCCAGCCGATATCGTCGGCACCGGGCCGTTTAAGCTTGCCAGCTACACCGCAGGCCAAAAAGTGGCCCTGACCAAAAACGCCAACTACTGGAAAGTAGACGCCAAAGGCACCAAGCTGCCCTACCTGAACGCCGTAGAATTCCTGATTATCCGCGACCCACAGGCGCAGGTGGCCCAGTTCTTGGCGGGCAACGTGGATCAGCTCAACGTGACTGGGGCGCAGTTCCCCGACCTCAAGCAGCGTGAAGTATCAGGCGCGGCCTTCAAGGTCTTCCGCTCTACGGCCCTGTTCGGCAGCCCGCCGTTCGTGGCCTACAACTTTGATGCCAAAGACGCGGCCCTCGCCAAACTGTTCAGCGATGTGCGTTTTCGCCGCGCCATGCAGGGCGCCCTGAACCGAGACCGCATCATTGACACCGTATACAACGGCCTCGCCAGCCTACCCGGTCACGGCGTGGCTCCGGTTAACAAAGATTGGTACGCCAACACCAAACCGCAACTCGGCAACTTCAACATCGCGGCGGTGGGCACGGCCCTCAACGCCCTCGGCATCCGCGATACCAACGGCGACGGCGTGCGCAACTTGCCCGGTGGCAAGAATTTGGAATTCGACTTGACCTACGGCACAGATTCCAGTGTGTACCCATCGCTCGCGGCCATCATCCAAAGCGACTTTGCCAAGGCGGGCGTGAAGGTCAACCTCAAGGGCATTTTGTCCAGCAAGCTCCTGTCGACCGGGCAAAGTGGCGACTGGGAAATGATCCTGCACGCGTTTGGCGACCAGCCCGACCCCGAACTCCGCAAACCCATCTGGCAACCCGGCGGGGCGCTGTACTACTGGCACCGCTCCTTGCAGCCCGCCGTAGACGGCTCCACCCCCAACGTCGCCAGAATGTTCCCATGGGAAAAAGAAATCTACTCGATCTTCAATGACGCGGCCACCACCTCCAGCCGCTCGACCCGCAAGGCGCTGTACACCCGCTGGCAACTGATTTTCGCTCAAAACTTGCCCGTCACGCCCCTTGCTAAGCCCGAAAACATCGGCGCAGTCAGCAACAAGTACGGCAACTACGTGTACAACCTCGGCGTCATTCCGGGCTACAACCCCGTGCCGCTCATTTTTCAGAAGTAA
- a CDS encoding N-acetylglucosamine kinase, producing the protein MTRSPLLLGLDAGGSGTKWVLVRGGVTVASGVTPPLTATLLASAVGAANLAALAAALPGQPDALHAGMPALSTDSARAAEVRLLLAGALNLAPERVGVEGDLDLAYRAHLRPGAGILVYAGTGSIAYHVAESGAVVRAGGRGFLLGDEGGGFSIGRAALRLITDALDLGRVPDSILAREVAAITGGLDWSTVRAFAYATPGASAMAQLAPAVGRAADAGDAEALAILEASAAALAELARRVRTRVGPLPVTLSGGALRVSPLYPALLTRALPGAVVQQRNHAEAAARTAAVLVGQ; encoded by the coding sequence TTGACGCGCTCGCCCCTGCTGTTGGGTCTAGATGCGGGCGGTAGCGGTACCAAATGGGTGCTGGTGCGCGGCGGTGTCACGGTGGCTTCGGGCGTGACGCCGCCGCTGACTGCTACCTTGCTGGCGTCAGCGGTGGGTGCGGCGAATCTGGCCGCCTTGGCCGCCGCCTTGCCCGGCCAGCCCGACGCTCTGCACGCCGGGATGCCCGCCCTGAGCACCGATTCGGCCCGCGCCGCCGAGGTCAGGCTGCTGTTGGCGGGCGCACTGAATCTGGCCCCCGAACGGGTCGGCGTGGAGGGCGACCTTGATCTGGCCTACCGCGCCCATCTGCGGCCCGGTGCCGGAATTTTGGTGTATGCAGGCACGGGCAGCATCGCCTACCACGTGGCCGAAAGCGGCGCAGTGGTGCGGGCGGGCGGGCGCGGCTTCCTGTTGGGCGATGAGGGCGGCGGCTTCAGCATAGGCCGGGCGGCCCTGCGCCTGATAACCGACGCACTGGACTTGGGCCGGGTGCCAGACTCCATCTTGGCGCGGGAGGTTGCCGCTATCACAGGCGGTTTGGATTGGAGCACTGTGCGTGCTTTTGCTTACGCCACTCCCGGCGCCTCTGCCATGGCCCAGCTTGCCCCTGCCGTGGGCCGCGCCGCCGATGCCGGAGATGCCGAAGCCCTGGCGATTTTGGAGGCATCGGCGGCGGCTCTGGCCGAACTGGCACGGCGGGTGCGGACACGGGTAGGGCCGCTTCCCGTTACCCTCTCAGGCGGCGCACTGCGGGTCAGTCCCTTATACCCCGCCCTGCTGACCCGCGCCCTGCCCGGTGCGGTGGTGCAGCAGCGCAATCATGCAGAAGCGGCGGCCAGAACAGCGGCGGTGCTGGTAGGGCAGTAG
- a CDS encoding GntR family transcriptional regulator translates to MTAALPWAIPLDADSATPVYVQVAHGLEQGIEAGAISRGSALPAERELAHTLGISRVTVRQALAVLAERGLLVRRHGSGTFVSSNDVLSSEVSSAGQVGLSEDSVQHSNQQAASGLASRPLGLLTGFSDDIRSRGLIPGARVLRFERGYPTPQEAMTLALSPTEGVIRLRRLRTASGEPLAIEDSTLPATLAPDLTLDAVTDASLYALLAARGLRPHRAIRHLRAVNADAELAALLDIAPGAALIATERVSWTAAGRPIEHARAHYRGDRYDFVMELQGGQEQEKQRGG, encoded by the coding sequence ATGACCGCCGCGTTGCCCTGGGCCATTCCGCTAGATGCGGACAGTGCTACTCCTGTGTATGTGCAGGTGGCGCATGGACTGGAACAGGGCATAGAAGCCGGGGCCATCAGCCGAGGCAGCGCCCTACCCGCCGAACGGGAATTGGCCCACACACTCGGCATTTCGCGGGTTACGGTGCGGCAGGCCTTGGCGGTATTGGCCGAGCGGGGCTTGTTGGTGCGGCGGCACGGCAGCGGTACGTTTGTCAGTTCCAACGACGTTCTTTCAAGCGAGGTCAGTTCAGCAGGGCAGGTTGGCCTCTCTGAGGATTCGGTTCAACACTCAAACCAGCAAGCGGCGTCCGGCCTTGCCTCGCGCCCACTCGGACTTCTGACCGGATTCAGCGACGATATCCGCTCCAGGGGCCTGATTCCGGGGGCGCGGGTGCTGCGGTTCGAGCGTGGGTATCCGACGCCGCAAGAAGCCATGACGCTGGCCCTGTCGCCCACTGAAGGCGTGATCCGGCTGCGCCGATTGCGAACGGCCAGCGGAGAACCCTTGGCGATAGAAGACAGCACCCTGCCCGCCACCCTCGCCCCAGACCTGACGCTGGACGCCGTGACAGACGCCAGTTTATATGCCCTACTCGCGGCGCGTGGACTGCGTCCTCACCGGGCTATTCGGCACCTGCGGGCCGTAAACGCCGACGCAGAGCTGGCCGCCCTGCTGGACATCGCCCCCGGCGCGGCCCTGATTGCCACCGAGCGCGTGTCCTGGACGGCGGCAGGACGCCCGATAGAACATGCCCGCGCCCATTACCGGGGCGACCGCTACGACTTCGTGATGGAGTTGCAGGGCGGCCAGGAGCAGGAGAAACAACGTGGAGGGTAG